In Thiospirochaeta perfilievii, a single window of DNA contains:
- a CDS encoding HD family phosphohydrolase, whose protein sequence is MKNKFYLTNLKQYLSSNSLFTNIFVLMSFLLSVVFILFFNYFIDAFFNYKESDFRVGQPAKSDYVLKSDLSYFNEFETNIAKGVEEQLVLPVYKIDDEITSIAISELKAFYQSINSLLEGNSSTDLIIERINDTFPDLFTSYEMGEFLKLDLRHFFSLLLTEQRKILNRGYISESGTSNGSGLISVISSDDGTLSQDISAISVLKSIKIDSSLYGDFEPYFSKLLTEFMKVNCFYDNDQTKHNKDLALLNVKPVIDYYRSGEILIKKDFVVSSDIHKKIMEAEILVKKNTISNIFLVLGYMFLIYVAAIVLFTSGFIQKKLNESDVVLLAGMTLFYVLFAVLLRYFIGLENISIYPLLLPSILVSMLITFLLGSKVGLYHSILTSFLVLLISDFSIYAFSITLMISILSTIVIHDVEKRIDLMKSSGELAILQTVLILYMLAIDIVKTDDLLMLLFVSVGSSLVFGILTLALLPLSEHLLKISTCFQLTELCDLNAPLLKSMLIKAPGTYAHSIAVANMAESAAQNIGANALLAKAGGYYHDIGKIDQPHYFIENQKGGKNMHDDMKPSLSVAVIKSHVKLGIEKGKKIGLPSDIIDIIEQHHGKGAISFFLDKAKKESKGGLILTEDFGYSGPNPQSPEAAIVMLGDSVEAAVRSLKNPTISQLEKFVWELILNKLKEGMLDACGLTLSDLTSIKDSFISTLMGHYHSRIEYPTGADE, encoded by the coding sequence ATGAAAAATAAATTCTATTTAACCAATTTAAAGCAGTATCTTTCTAGCAACTCACTCTTTACAAATATATTTGTTTTGATGAGTTTTTTGTTATCTGTTGTATTTATACTTTTTTTTAACTATTTTATTGATGCTTTTTTTAATTATAAAGAGAGTGATTTTAGGGTAGGGCAGCCAGCTAAAAGTGACTATGTTTTAAAATCAGATCTAAGTTATTTCAACGAGTTTGAAACAAATATAGCCAAGGGTGTAGAAGAGCAACTTGTGCTCCCTGTTTATAAAATTGATGATGAGATAACCAGTATAGCTATTTCTGAGCTAAAAGCTTTTTATCAATCAATTAACAGTTTATTAGAGGGGAATAGTTCCACAGACCTTATAATAGAGAGAATTAACGATACATTTCCTGATTTATTTACAAGTTATGAAATGGGGGAGTTTCTTAAATTAGACTTAAGGCATTTTTTCTCTCTTTTACTAACAGAACAGAGAAAGATCCTTAATCGTGGTTATATCTCAGAGTCTGGAACCAGTAATGGTTCCGGGTTGATAAGTGTTATATCCAGTGATGATGGAACTCTTAGTCAGGATATAAGTGCTATATCCGTATTAAAGTCCATTAAAATAGACTCATCCCTCTATGGTGATTTTGAACCATATTTTAGTAAACTACTAACAGAGTTTATGAAAGTTAACTGTTTTTATGATAATGATCAAACTAAACACAATAAGGATTTAGCACTATTAAACGTTAAGCCTGTTATTGACTACTACAGAAGTGGAGAGATTCTAATAAAGAAGGACTTTGTAGTAAGTAGTGACATACATAAAAAGATTATGGAAGCAGAGATTCTTGTTAAGAAAAATACTATATCAAATATATTTTTAGTTTTAGGATATATGTTTCTAATCTACGTTGCTGCTATAGTTCTTTTTACAAGTGGTTTTATTCAAAAAAAGTTAAATGAAAGTGATGTCGTTTTATTAGCTGGGATGACACTGTTTTATGTACTTTTTGCAGTATTATTACGTTACTTTATAGGTCTTGAAAATATATCTATATACCCACTATTACTTCCATCTATCCTAGTATCAATGTTAATAACATTTCTTCTAGGTAGTAAAGTAGGGCTTTATCACTCAATATTAACATCATTTTTAGTTCTATTAATCTCTGACTTCTCTATATATGCATTCTCTATTACCCTTATGATTTCTATTTTAAGTACTATTGTTATTCATGATGTGGAGAAGAGAATTGATTTAATGAAGTCTAGTGGTGAACTTGCCATATTACAGACAGTATTAATCCTCTATATGCTAGCCATAGATATTGTTAAAACAGACGATTTATTAATGCTACTATTTGTCTCTGTAGGCTCATCCCTGGTTTTTGGTATTCTAACCCTTGCATTACTTCCCCTATCTGAACACTTATTAAAAATATCTACCTGTTTTCAGTTAACAGAACTTTGTGACTTAAATGCTCCCCTTTTAAAGAGTATGTTAATTAAGGCTCCAGGAACGTATGCCCACTCTATAGCTGTAGCTAATATGGCGGAGTCAGCAGCCCAGAATATAGGTGCCAACGCCCTATTAGCTAAAGCCGGTGGTTATTACCACGATATTGGGAAAATAGATCAACCCCACTATTTTATAGAGAATCAGAAAGGTGGTAAAAATATGCATGATGATATGAAACCATCCCTCTCTGTTGCTGTAATAAAGTCCCATGTGAAGCTTGGAATTGAGAAGGGTAAAAAAATTGGACTACCTAGTGATATTATTGATATTATAGAGCAGCACCATGGTAAGGGCGCCATCTCCTTCTTTTTAGATAAGGCAAAAAAAGAGAGTAAGGGTGGTCTTATCTTAACCGAGGATTTTGGTTATTCTGGTCCTAATCCACAAAGTCCAGAGGCAGCTATTGTAATGCTTGGGGATAGCGTAGAGGCCGCTGTCAGATCCTTAAAAAACCCAACTATTTCCCAGCTAGAGAAATTTGTATGGGAGCTTATACTAAATAAATTAAAAGAAGGAATGTTAGATGCATGTGGTTTAACTCTATCAGACCTTACTTCTATAAAGGACTCATTTATCAGTACTTTAATGGGTCATTATCACTCAAGAATTGAATATCCTACAGGAGCAGATGAATAA
- the ybeY gene encoding rRNA maturation RNase YbeY, protein MNDITLMYQNINKVDWEEKLLGFTDSILNLLEIDNWEFSLTLCDNSYIHKINRDYRDKDKPTDVITFVMSDEPFPVTQEAGEPYSAGDIIISLETVEENSKYFKVSYEEELKRVLIHGILHLMGLDHETNSEDEEMLIKQEKILKDLIGRGLF, encoded by the coding sequence ATGAATGATATTACTTTGATGTATCAAAACATCAATAAGGTTGATTGGGAAGAGAAGTTATTAGGTTTTACAGACTCTATACTCAATCTTTTAGAGATTGATAACTGGGAATTTTCCCTTACACTTTGCGATAATAGTTATATACACAAAATTAATAGAGATTATAGAGATAAGGATAAACCCACAGATGTTATTACTTTTGTTATGTCCGATGAACCATTTCCTGTAACACAGGAGGCGGGAGAACCCTACAGTGCTGGAGATATAATAATCTCCTTGGAAACAGTTGAGGAAAACTCAAAGTATTTCAAAGTGAGCTATGAGGAAGAGTTAAAAAGGGTTTTAATTCATGGAATTCTACACCTAATGGGGTTAGATCATGAAACAAACAGTGAAGATGAAGAGATGTTGATAAAACAGGAAAAGATATTAAAAGATCTTATAGGTAGAGGACTATTCTAA
- a CDS encoding hemolysin family protein, translating into MSFFKRVLKKSRSEEEANQSIETQNMINGIVELTETSVKDVYVPRIDVVFIEEDTTLPNAIKIMEESGHSRFPVYKDTLDDIIGILYLKDLILYIYNLDDESSFNITDVIRKPYFVPESKKLDSLLREFKRLHVHIAIAVDEYGGVSGIVSMEDIIEEIVGDIQDEFDNEIEEIIKIDDKSWLCDARANIDDINEKLGLEIDTTDIETIGGYVFNQIGEIPVKFEKIDTPEMTIIITEVYGHKIKRVKLVKK; encoded by the coding sequence ATGAGTTTTTTTAAAAGAGTGTTAAAAAAATCCAGGAGCGAAGAAGAGGCCAATCAAAGCATTGAGACCCAAAATATGATCAATGGGATTGTAGAGTTAACAGAGACATCGGTTAAGGATGTTTACGTTCCTAGGATTGATGTTGTCTTTATTGAAGAGGATACAACACTACCCAATGCAATAAAAATAATGGAAGAGAGCGGTCACTCTAGATTTCCAGTTTATAAGGATACCTTAGATGATATCATCGGTATTTTATACCTTAAGGATTTAATTCTTTATATTTATAATCTAGATGATGAGTCTAGTTTTAACATTACTGATGTTATAAGAAAGCCTTATTTCGTCCCTGAGAGTAAAAAATTAGACTCCCTATTAAGAGAGTTTAAAAGGTTACATGTACATATAGCTATCGCCGTGGATGAATATGGTGGAGTCTCTGGAATTGTATCAATGGAGGATATTATTGAAGAGATTGTTGGGGATATTCAAGATGAGTTTGATAATGAGATTGAAGAGATAATTAAAATAGATGACAAGTCTTGGTTGTGTGATGCTAGAGCAAATATAGATGATATTAATGAGAAGTTAGGCCTTGAAATTGATACAACTGATATTGAGACAATAGGTGGGTATGTTTTTAATCAAATAGGGGAGATTCCAGTTAAGTTTGAAAAAATTGATACACCGGAAATGACAATTATAATAACAGAAGTTTATGGTCATAAGATAAAGAGGGTTAAGTTGGTGAAGAAGTAA
- a CDS encoding tetratricopeptide repeat protein codes for MIKKILFPILFFLTLTSLFTQTIYDYVALAEESMLYQKYYEAVENYKEALSINSADIKSNKGLSDAFFMLGEYQEAIIYIDKCIELNINNIEFLNSKARILTAIGDYNKAKELYDRVLDREIYNIRAKSGLAELRIAEGDIVGSLYDFEKILKFSPNSRRLLLSLVVLYDSQGKYENSNELIQQAIRVYPEDPIVLEAAVNHYINTKSYKGASLYMSELLNVSKSSSIRLLNAKLLIYLEEFEKALDELTQYMKIEKKNPEAYYLAALILDELNQDEKALSLIKRGIDLKPDDEIFRFYSEKLMGDMYILKDSKRDLYSNWYLNQGLLLEDRYFYEKAKVYYQRGVELSPFNSRLRYTYGNILKKMGYRQSYLKELNFLLSSESNLTEIDDDIDEIILIEDSLPKKPLYEKWGEERWNFDDYFKVSTFINNSTGEGHLSSGKIIKDITNRFLSGQSKYFVSDISLFSGNLSSAFNQSRQSNSDYFLIINFLEGSRTFSLNARLHLTKSGRQIKSFNYLKTGNNRIFNCFENLSKDLNDFLPTIGSVIDIKGESVLLNIGLNQKVQLDTEFHVVKKGSFFIIPDSPFLDFDLDKHLGVVKIEAVGEGMSDGSFTANNSFNLLNIGDNILYLPVDQGEKVIDESFKESIMDSELIGQLLKVN; via the coding sequence ATGATAAAAAAAATTTTATTTCCAATTCTATTTTTTTTAACACTAACATCACTATTTACCCAAACAATTTATGACTATGTAGCTTTGGCAGAAGAGAGTATGTTGTATCAAAAATACTATGAAGCTGTCGAGAATTATAAAGAAGCCCTATCAATAAACTCTGCCGATATAAAGTCAAATAAAGGACTAAGTGACGCTTTTTTTATGTTAGGGGAGTATCAAGAAGCGATAATATACATTGATAAGTGTATAGAATTGAATATTAACAATATTGAGTTTTTAAACTCTAAGGCTAGAATATTAACTGCCATTGGTGATTATAATAAGGCTAAAGAGTTATATGATAGGGTTTTAGATAGAGAAATCTATAATATTAGGGCTAAAAGTGGTTTAGCAGAGTTAAGAATTGCAGAGGGAGATATAGTAGGTTCCCTCTACGACTTTGAGAAAATTCTTAAATTCTCTCCAAATAGTAGGCGTCTACTTCTCTCCCTGGTTGTTTTATATGATAGCCAGGGTAAATATGAAAACTCTAATGAGCTTATACAACAGGCTATTAGAGTATATCCTGAAGATCCTATTGTATTAGAAGCAGCTGTAAATCACTATATAAATACTAAGAGCTATAAAGGAGCCTCACTCTATATGAGTGAACTCTTAAATGTATCTAAAAGTAGTAGCATTAGACTTCTAAATGCTAAATTATTAATTTATCTAGAAGAGTTTGAAAAGGCACTTGATGAATTAACTCAGTATATGAAGATTGAAAAAAAGAATCCAGAGGCCTACTATCTTGCAGCATTAATTTTAGATGAACTAAATCAAGATGAAAAAGCCTTATCTTTAATTAAAAGAGGAATAGACCTTAAACCAGATGATGAGATTTTTCGTTTCTATAGTGAAAAGCTAATGGGTGATATGTATATTCTAAAGGATAGCAAAAGGGATTTGTACTCTAACTGGTATTTAAATCAGGGGCTGTTATTAGAAGATAGATACTTCTATGAAAAGGCTAAAGTGTACTACCAAAGAGGAGTTGAGTTATCCCCTTTTAATAGTAGATTAAGGTATACCTATGGAAATATACTTAAGAAAATGGGGTATCGTCAGAGTTATCTAAAAGAGCTTAACTTTCTATTAAGTAGTGAGTCAAACCTTACTGAAATAGATGATGATATTGATGAGATAATTCTTATAGAGGATAGCCTTCCTAAAAAGCCATTATATGAGAAATGGGGTGAAGAGAGATGGAATTTTGATGATTATTTTAAGGTTTCAACATTTATTAATAACTCCACAGGGGAGGGGCACTTAAGCTCTGGAAAAATAATTAAAGATATTACAAATCGCTTCTTATCAGGGCAAAGTAAATACTTTGTTAGTGATATATCTCTATTTTCAGGTAATCTGTCATCCGCATTTAATCAATCTCGTCAAAGTAACAGTGATTATTTTTTAATTATTAACTTTCTTGAAGGAAGTAGAACTTTCTCTTTAAATGCAAGACTTCATCTAACAAAAAGTGGTAGACAGATTAAAAGCTTTAACTACTTAAAAACTGGGAATAACAGGATATTTAACTGCTTTGAAAATTTAAGTAAGGATCTTAATGACTTTTTACCAACTATAGGATCAGTTATTGATATAAAAGGAGAGTCTGTTCTTTTAAATATCGGTTTAAATCAAAAGGTCCAATTAGATACAGAATTTCATGTAGTTAAAAAAGGTAGCTTCTTTATTATACCCGATTCACCATTTTTAGATTTTGATTTAGATAAGCATTTAGGTGTAGTTAAAATAGAGGCTGTCGGAGAAGGAATGAGCGATGGTTCTTTTACAGCAAACAATAGTTTTAACCTGTTAAATATTGGGGATAATATTCTATATCTACCAGTAGATCAGGGTGAAAAGGTTATAGATGAGAGTTTTAAAGAGAGTATAATGGATAGTGAATTAATAGGGCAGTTATTAAAGGTTAACTAG